A single genomic interval of Ramlibacter sp. harbors:
- a CDS encoding LysR family transcriptional regulator, with amino-acid sequence MPPRLPPLNAVHAFAAAARHQSFTRAALELHVTHSAISRQIKALESHLGVDLFERKTRQVHLTAAGHQFHAQVGPALVQIGVAAQLLRSDAELRSVKVNVRPSFAVRWLIPRLPGFVAQHPDIEPQVITSTLAPDQTTQAFDLALRRGPRGWPQGMQVHPFLEDEALVVGAPKLFAQRPVTRPEALSSHVLLLSKSRSKDWESWKKQVKTPGLQPASCLQFDHLHFVLQAAVDGLGFAMAPVSLITHDLASGRLMSPLPHLRLPLSPHYVGVAPDPSPQTQYFLQWLVGN; translated from the coding sequence ATGCCACCCCGCTTGCCCCCGCTGAACGCGGTCCACGCCTTTGCGGCGGCGGCGCGCCACCAGAGCTTCACCCGCGCCGCACTGGAACTGCACGTTACCCACAGCGCCATCAGCCGGCAGATCAAGGCGCTGGAATCCCACCTGGGCGTGGACCTGTTCGAGCGCAAGACGCGGCAGGTGCACCTCACGGCCGCGGGCCACCAGTTCCACGCGCAGGTCGGGCCCGCGCTGGTGCAGATTGGGGTGGCCGCCCAGTTGCTGCGGAGTGACGCGGAGTTGCGCAGCGTCAAGGTCAATGTCCGGCCCAGCTTTGCGGTGCGCTGGCTCATCCCGAGGCTGCCGGGCTTCGTGGCCCAACACCCGGACATCGAACCCCAGGTCATCACCAGCACTCTGGCACCGGACCAGACGACCCAGGCCTTTGACCTGGCCCTGCGGCGAGGCCCGCGCGGGTGGCCGCAGGGCATGCAGGTCCACCCGTTCCTGGAGGACGAGGCCCTGGTGGTGGGGGCGCCCAAGCTCTTCGCCCAGCGCCCAGTGACACGGCCCGAGGCGCTGTCATCCCACGTGCTGCTGCTGTCCAAGTCGCGGAGCAAGGATTGGGAGAGCTGGAAAAAGCAGGTGAAAACGCCTGGGCTCCAGCCCGCCAGCTGTCTGCAGTTTGATCATCTGCACTTTGTGCTGCAGGCTGCCGTGGACGGACTGGGCTTTGCGATGGCGCCGGTATCCCTGATCACGCACGACCTGGCCTCGGGGCGGCTCATGTCGCCCTTGCCACACTTGCGGCTGCCGCTGAGCCCGCACTACGTCGGTGTAGCCCCGGATCCCTCACCGCAGACGCAGTATTTTCTGCAGTGGCTTGTGGGGAACTGA
- a CDS encoding alpha/beta hydrolase, translating into MKFPPRLHLTLIAGAALLASCGGGGDAPVVVVPEETRLQDSRTFTADATATTFAAMAAAAGDVTDMATTSRWAGVLGGAAYRVEVPANWNGKLVMYAHGYAGTGAALGITNPSIRRYLIQNGYAWAASSYSKNYYDVRAGVEDTNALALEFNKIAAKNGRTLAEPSKIYITGHSMGGHITGAAIEAETAATAINKVKYAGAVPMCGVMGDAELFNQFAAMQVTAQVLAGVPSYPTDKWSEIQALATSALFTTFPSAPTAQGTKYLSVVKNITGGERPMFAQGIAFGGSFPSAYGTFGSDGTVTGILNKNVLDTTAYTYSIDGDAAGSTALNAAAIKLKADPEANRLRRDGLRWIPVINGEFKIPVVSIHTLGDLFVPFSMEQVYQKRVAAKGNSNWLVQRAIRGVSHCDFTIAEQTEAFDAMIKWERDGIKPLGDDVVTPATVAATTYGCTYTRNTLGPDESATTRALRPGILASTPACP; encoded by the coding sequence ATGAAATTCCCCCCTCGCCTGCACCTGACCCTGATCGCCGGTGCGGCACTTCTGGCTTCCTGCGGCGGTGGCGGCGACGCCCCGGTCGTGGTCGTGCCGGAAGAAACCCGCCTGCAGGACAGCCGCACCTTCACCGCCGATGCCACCGCCACCACCTTCGCGGCCATGGCTGCCGCAGCCGGTGACGTGACCGACATGGCCACCACCAGCCGCTGGGCCGGCGTGCTGGGCGGCGCGGCCTACCGCGTCGAAGTGCCGGCCAACTGGAACGGCAAGCTGGTGATGTACGCGCATGGCTACGCCGGCACCGGCGCCGCCCTGGGCATCACCAACCCGTCCATCCGCCGCTACCTGATCCAGAACGGCTATGCCTGGGCAGCGTCGAGCTACAGCAAAAACTACTACGACGTGCGCGCCGGCGTGGAAGACACCAACGCGCTGGCACTGGAGTTCAACAAGATCGCCGCCAAGAACGGCCGCACGCTGGCCGAGCCCAGCAAGATCTACATCACCGGCCACTCCATGGGCGGGCACATCACGGGCGCGGCGATCGAGGCCGAAACCGCGGCCACCGCCATCAACAAGGTGAAGTACGCGGGTGCGGTGCCGATGTGCGGCGTGATGGGCGACGCCGAACTGTTCAACCAGTTCGCGGCCATGCAGGTCACCGCCCAGGTGCTGGCTGGCGTGCCGAGCTACCCGACTGACAAGTGGTCCGAGATCCAGGCCCTGGCGACCAGCGCGCTGTTCACCACCTTCCCGTCGGCCCCGACCGCGCAGGGCACCAAGTACCTGTCGGTGGTCAAGAACATCACCGGTGGCGAGCGGCCCATGTTCGCGCAGGGCATTGCGTTTGGCGGCAGCTTCCCGTCCGCCTACGGCACCTTTGGCAGCGATGGCACCGTAACCGGCATCCTGAACAAGAACGTGCTTGACACCACCGCCTACACCTATTCGATCGACGGTGACGCCGCCGGCTCCACGGCGCTGAACGCCGCGGCCATCAAGCTCAAGGCCGATCCCGAAGCCAACCGCCTGCGCCGCGACGGCCTGCGCTGGATTCCGGTCATCAATGGCGAGTTCAAGATTCCGGTGGTGTCCATCCACACGCTGGGCGACCTGTTCGTGCCCTTCAGCATGGAGCAGGTCTACCAGAAGCGCGTGGCCGCCAAGGGCAACAGCAACTGGCTGGTGCAGCGCGCGATCCGCGGGGTGAGCCATTGCGACTTCACCATCGCCGAGCAGACCGAGGCCTTCGACGCCATGATCAAGTGGGAGCGCGACGGCATCAAGCCGCTGGGCGACGATGTGGTGACCCCGGCCACCGTGGCAGCCACGACTTACGGCTGCACCTACACCCGCAACACGCTGGGCCCGGACGAGAGCGCCACAACGCGCGCGCTGCGCCCCGGCATCCTGGCGTCCACGCCTGCCTGCCCCTGA